A region of Pan troglodytes isolate AG18354 chromosome 23, NHGRI_mPanTro3-v2.0_pri, whole genome shotgun sequence DNA encodes the following proteins:
- the PRR14L gene encoding protein PRR14L isoform X2 — MQSSKELSHVDLPEDFLRSKEGNVQITAETLLKSTEVQGMKVNGTKTDNNEGHKNGNVSKDLSAGCGKFPEVDKIMTSDEVSETSTLVTPEPLTFVDPVLTEATPKEKECEELKSCPWLSLPGNSAISNVDNGKEELCKPNLVCEADDNHQQLHGHRNEQPSSTHDSPTATSPLKENSEVSCFTSDLSGPESRTISLENCGFEGGGLLKRSAEKTDSSYFYRGDDQGKNLASREENEERLLIPRSERGGPFLFNAREPEKEFSGRCSGEKEPVVSPKENIHNNCIQDSLHTGSSSSLMPNSFTEATEVMLNKNDLKITVHVQGNLTNPEDHKETFTNMSHPGGHSEESSFSSLMQIEEAGQTTPVEPNILSKSFYTKDCNSLVSIQRNLESNTQLNEASCNDFLFERKSIVSLMPEDQISPISEVLKPKQGTALLLPSPEFDYRPESEKVIQTSHDDIPLLDEQSIACEMNELSCTNELVVNKVESECVLNQQVSLNSQEHANLPTDSLLHLNKEMPLATGRDAHQSHHPPLEGRADVIADIRTIPIQTKIKDISPPGNQTCGASSNCPTLNIKPVSLERKKEMADSGTKALHSRLRSNKREAAGFPQVVSVIECHTVQSQDISSCHRVRKNVSQENMCSASAAFKSSKISLQVDNSLITKYENAFQHRDHCCQGTGHSVEKSSCKVSYTSQERELDGKETNGSLPGDKIRNKMVAGLLNSGISNKTIHTSSSIKLSEEGLEGKEQDVSKETVFCKYNISDHAIQELNQTVNIPGPEKVLDQSPTVMFSNFKNVKSVETLDQKADEVLDCQSNQNRPDECKSEGQSAKEMLSSDQRETVTEPHREVNHNQKDLLVSSGSNNSLPCGSPKKCNLKGAFVKMSGCDESTEGMVDIVYTDCSNKLTEGVLDVKASNLLDCGARQEKLAFQEDSRSTLSRRELDAAHTGTTGQDSDFPVTAAFTVDFLKIKKSCEENICRSLKDCEMEKCPDSCAHEMESVADHEPNKRILGRVNLSLNDSHYGQQHKGTSLRETQEVTEGSRLELNSEFGKESTFGISSKELMFCRDESSVSLRSLKSIEIMPSQENSETNVNSEETDLKNLCKPKDGEMLCENVKDCTVLPEMKEIVSRDRSNSSDRDSVCTCVEKNACKACHPHENSSDRHLPLTVKTDIKVKGEETEEHQRGRLGYLTVGEQSKELVTRETGDGDPVSNISQTHFKCRGILNHAEKQQSPEVLDYMLQKEEKYIRQQKAHTISQQCISSSLLLDDAQNQNQPKADKDESTMINEITLAKLAKDSIVAQTQKLEDQKEESLHHPLRKDTESCTSPCLLGAPRKAQDPSSAGCDQIHGAFAKKGILPLKKQPHRTCKKVSYQEQIIVGRKIGKIRSSAFLKSSSNPIPTKAHRLLSLCTLSAPTRLEPETAPTKSLVSHIPKQMSTPCHPLRSLNFRKTTKESALLNKLSILASKLAPAMKTQKLRYRRCSSELLPMAKSYKRLRYKRLLDGFSSSTEQLNPYLAASGWDKRPNSKPMALYSLESIKMTFIDLSNKMPSLLFGSEIFPVSFHVKSSSSDCTTESSRTFPEHCAPARLALGEALQCPSQPPKWTFSFFLSHGCPGMATFREDTGVHSQTHTQAPPQPPAPLQDCGGTAIVQTRADCSVLGLHTLLALCSPGCYRIWTKKRSFSSHMPTMQRLFMTQFTQGLKGLRSPASIADKVFCSLPYSVGRVLSIWSQHGPSVCSFEISSLHSPHCKRQPSLGTTSSHTMLPYVPLPGMEATYNTSGSQTRLEPPFPALVPKSCLVAESAVSKLLLSASEFQVPGLDELDGVKAACPCPQSSPPEQKEAEPEKRPKKVSQIRIRKTIPRPDPNLTPMGLPRPKRLKKKEFSLEEIYTNKNYKSPPANRCLETIFEEPKERNGTLISISQQKRKRVLEFQDFTVPRKRRARGKVKVAGSFTRAQKAAVQSRELDALLIQKLMELETFFAKEEEQEQSSGC; from the exons AAGGAAATGTACAGATTACAGCTGAAACTCTGCTAAAATCCACCGAAGTACAAGGTATGAAGGTCAATGGGACTAAGACGGATAATAATGAAGGACACAAAAATGGCAATGTGAGTAAAGATCTCTCAGCTGGATGCGGCAAATTCCCAGAAGTAGACAAAATCATGACCAGTGATGAGGTTTCAGAAACCAGCACATTAGTTACCCCAGAACCTTTAACCTTTGTGGACCCTGTATTAACAGAAGCAACtcctaaagaaaaagaatgtgaagAATTAAAAAGCTGTCCTTGGTTGTCATTACCAGGAAACAGTGCCATTTCTAATGTGGACAATGGGAAGGAAGAGTTGTGTAAACCAAACCTGGTCTGTGAAGCAGATGACAATCACCAACAGCTTCATGGCCACCGTAATGAACAACCCAGTTCTACACATGATAGTCCCACAGCCACAAGCCCTTTGAAAGAAAATTCTGAAGTTTCATGTTTCACATCAGACTTGTCTGGTCCAGAATCCAGAACAATATCCTTAGAAAACTGTGGTTTTGAAGGTGGTGGTTTGCTAAAGAGATCTGCTGAAAAGACAGACAGTTCTTATTTTTATAGGGGGGATGATCAAGGGAAGAACTTGGCTTctagagaagaaaatgaggaacGGCTTTTGATTCCTAGGAGTGAAAGAGGTggaccttttctttttaatgccaGGGAACCAGAAAAGGAGTTTAGTGGTCGTTGTTCTGGTGAAAAAGAGCCTGTTGTTTCTCCAAAGGAAAATATCCACAATAACTGCATTCAAGACAGTCTCCATACAGGGAGCTCTAGTTCTTTAATGCCCAATTCTTTTACTGAAGCCACAGAagtaatgttaaataaaaatgatttgaaaattaCTGTACACGTTCAAGGTAACTTGACAAACCCTGAGGACCATAAAGAAACTTTTACTAATATGAGCCATCCTGGTGGACACTCTGAAGAAAGCAGTTTTTCCTCCTTGATGCAGATTGAAGAGGCAGGACAGACAACCCCTGTAGAGCCCAATATATTAAGTAAATCTTTTTACACTAAAGACTGTAACTCCTTAGTCAGCATCCAGAGAAATCTGGAAAGCAACACCCAGTTAAATGAAGCATCATGTAATGATTTTCTGTTTGAAAGAAAATCCATTGTGAGTTTAATGCCAGAGGATCAAATAAGTCCTATAAGTGAGGTATTAAAACCCAAGCAAGGTACTGCTCTGTTGCTACCATCCCCAGAATTTGATTACAGACCTGAGTCAGAAAAAGTTATACAGACCTCACATGATGATATTCCACTTTTAGATGAACAGAGCATagcctgtgagatgaatgaacttTCTTGTACCAATGAACTGGTTGTAAACAAAGTAGAAAGTGAATGTGTTTTAAATCAACAAGTGTCCCTTAATTCTCAAGAACATGCAAATTTGCCAACTGACTCTCTACTGCATTTAAACAAAGAGATGCCTTTAGCAACAGGCAGAGATGCCCATCAGAGCCATCACCCTCCATTAGAGGGTAGAGCAGATGTCATTGCTGATATACGAACCATTCCcattcagacaaaaataaaagacatctctCCACCGGGTAACCAAACCTGTGGTGCCTCTTCAAACTGTCCCACCTTAAACATCAAACCAGTAAgcctagagagaaaaaaagaaatggctgattcAGGAACAAAAGCTCTACATTCCAGGCTGCGCTCAAATAAGAGAGAAGCAGCTGGCTTTCCTCAAGTGGTCTCTGTCATAGAATGTCACACCGTTCAATCTCAGGATATCTCTAGCTGTCATCGTGTAAGAAAAAATGTATCCCAAGAAAACATGTGTTCTGCTTCTGCTGCTTTCAAGTCCAGCAAAATCAGCCTGCAAGTTGATAACTCTTTgataacaaaatatgaaaatgcatTTCAGCACCGTGATCACTGCTGCCAAGGAACAGGACACTCTGTGGAAAAAAGCAGCTGTAAAGTGAGTTACACATCACAGGAAAGGGAACTTGATGGGAAAGAAACGAATGGCAGCCTTCCAGGAGATAAGATCAGAAACAAAATGGTAGCAGGCTTGTTAAATAGTGGAATTTCAAACAAAACCATTCACACCTCCAGTAGCATCAAACTCAGTGAGGAAGGGCTGGAAGGAAAGGAGCAGGATGTATCCAAAGAAACTGTATTTTGTAAGTATAACATCTCTGATCATGCTATACAAGAACTAAACCAGACTGTAAACATTCCAGGTCCTGAAAAAGTGTTGGACCAGTCTCCTACTGTTATGttctccaattttaaaaatgtaaaatcagtTGAAACACTCGATCAGAAGGCAGATGAAGTCCTTGACTGtcagagtaaccaaaacagaccAGATGAATGCAAAAGTGAAGGTCAGTCAGCCAAGGAGATGCTAAGTAGTGACCAGAGAGAGACTGTCACCGAGCCTCACAGGGAGGTAAACCACAACCAAAAGGATCTGCTGGTCAGCTCAGGCAGTAATAACTCACTACCTTGTGGTAGTCCAAAGAAATGCAATTTGAAAGGAGCCTTTGTCAAGATGTCTGGTTGTGATGAGTCCACAGAAGGTATGGTAGACATCGTCTACACGGACTGTAGTAATAAGCTTACAGAAGGTGTGCTGGACGTGAAGGCATCTAATCTACTGGATTGTGGTGCAAGGCAAGAGAAACTGGCATTCCAAGAGGACTCCAGGAGTACCTTGTCTCGGAGAGAACTGGATGCTGCACATACAGGAACAACTGGTCAGGATTCAGATTTCCCAGTTACTGCTGCTTTTACAGTGgactttctcaaaataaaaaaatcatgtgAAGAAAACATATGCAGATCTTTAAAAGACTGTGAAATGGAAAAGTGTCCAGACTCTTGTGCCCATGAGATGGAGTCTGTTGCAGATCATGAACCAAATAAAAGAATATTGGGCAGAGTAAATTTGTCTTTAAATGATAGCCATTATGGACAGCAACATAAAGGAACATCTCTCAGAGAAACACAAGAAGTGACTGAAGGATCAAGACTAGAACTAAACTCTGAGTTTGGCAAAGAAAGTACCTTTGGAATTTCCTCAAAAGAGTTGATGTTTTGCCGTGATGAAAGCTCTGTTTCCCTAAGAAGCCTGAAATCCATTGAAATAATGCCTTCTCAAGAAAATTCAGAAACTAATGTTAACAGTGAAGAAACTGACCTGAAAAATCTTTGTAAACCAAAAGATGGTGAAATGCTTTGTGAAAATGTAAAGGACTGCACAGTCCTTCCTGAGATGAAGGAAATAGTATCAAGAGATCGGAGTAATTCTAGTGACAGAGACAGTGTATGTACCTGTGTGGAAAAGAATGCTTGCAAAGCTTGTCACCCTCACGAGAATTCCTCTGACAGACATTTGCCTTTGACAGTGAAAACAGATATTAAAGTGAAAGGAGAAGAAACCGAAGAGCATCAGAGGGGACGACTGGGTTACTTAACTGTTGGGGAGCAATCTAAGGAGTTGGTTACCAGAGAAACTGGCGATGGCGATCCCGTGAGCAACATCTCTCAGACCCATTTTAAATGCCGGGGGATACTTAATCATGCTGAAAAACAGCAGAGCCCTGAGGTTTTGGACTACATGttgcagaaagaagagaaatatataCGTCAACAAAAAGCACATACGATATCGCAACAGTGCATATCATCTAGTCTGTTGTTAGATGATGCACAAAATCAGAACCAACCGAAGGCTGACAAAGATGAGTCCACCATGATCAATGAAATCACCCTAGCAAAGCTGGCCAAGGACAGCATTGTGGCACAGACTCAGAAGTTAGAAGACCAGAAGGAGGAAAGCTTACATCATCCATTAAGGAAGGACACTGAGTCATGCACAAGTCCTTGCCTTCTTGGTGCCCCTCGGAAAGCACAAGACCCCTCCTCTGCTGGGTGTGATCAAATACATGGTGCCTTTGCGAAGAAAGGAATTCTTCCCTTAAAGAAGCAGCCCCATCGAACTTGTAAGAAAGTTTCCTATCAGGAGCAAATCATTGTTGGGAGAAAAATAGGTAAAATCAGAAGTTCTGCCTTTTTAAAGAGTTCCTCCAATCCCATCCCCACAAAAGCGCACAGACTTCTCAGTTTGTGTACTCTGTCTGCACCTACACGATTAGAACCTGAAACAGCACCTACCAAGAGCTTGGTTAGTCATATACCAAAGCAGATGTCTACACCGTGCCATCCCTTGAGGAGCCTGAATTTTAGGAAGACTACCAAAGAATCAGCCTTACTAAACAAGCTGTCCATCCTTGCCTCCAAACTGGCCCCAGCCATGAAGACTCAGAAACTAAGATACCGACGGTGTTCCTCTGAACTTCTTCCAATGGCTAAAAGCTACAAGCGCCTCAGATATAAAAGACTCCTGGATGGATTTTCATCCAGCACAGAGCAGCTGAATCCATATTTGGCAGCTAGTGGATGGGATAAGAGGCCTAACAGTAAGCCCATGGCACTTTATTCTCTCGAATCCATCAAGATGACCTTCATAGATTTGAGCAACAAGATGCCGTCCCTGCTGTTTGGTTCTGAAATCTTCCCAGTATCCTTTCATGTGAAATCATCCAGCTCAGATTGCACGACTGAGTCCTCAAGGACTTTTCCTGAGCACTGTGCTCCGGCAAGGCTTGCCTTAGGAGAGGCCCTCCAGtgcccatctcaacctcccaagtggaccttttctttcttcttgtcccACGGTTGCCCTGGGATGGCCACATTCAGGGAAGACACTGGCGTCCATAGTCAGACCCACACTCAggctcctccccagcctccagctCCTCTCCAAGACTGTGGAGGCACTGCCATAGTCCAGACCAGAGCAGACTGCTCTGTCCTTGGCCTTCACACACTTCTAGCACTTTGTTCCCCAGGATGTTACCGAATCTGGACAAAAAAACGGAGCTTCTCCAGCCACATGCCTACCATGCAGAGGCTCTTCATGACCCAGTTTACACAGGGCCTGAAAGGGTTACGGTCTCCAGCCTCCATAGCAGACAAGGTCTTCTGTTCTCTGCCCTACTCGGTGGGCAGAGTCCTATCCATTTGGAGCCAGCATGGTCCTTCTGTCTGCTCCTTCGAAATCTCTTCTCTTCATTCCCCTCACTGCAAGCGGCAACCAAGTCTGGGCACCACAAGCAG CCACACCATGTTACCATATGTGCCTCTTCCAGGCATGGAAGCTACATATAACACCAGCGGCAGTCAGACAAG GCTGGAGCCTCCATTCCCTGCCTTGGTACCAAAGTCTTGCTTGGTAGCAGAATCAGCTGTCAGCAAGCTCCTGCTTTCAGCCTCTGAGTTCCAGGTTCCTGGATTGGATGAGCTGGATGGTGTGAAAGCAGCATGCCCCTGCCCACAGAGCAGCCCCCCAGAACAGAAAGAG GCTGAGCCAGAGAAGAGGCCAAAGAAAGTCTCACAGATTCGCATCCGGAAAACCATTCCTAGGCCAGATCCTAATCTTACCCCCATGGGCCTTCCTCGACCCAAAAG gtTAAAGAAGAAGGAGTTTAGTTTAGAAGAGATATATACCAACAAGAATTATAAATCTCCTCCTGCAAACAG GTGTTTAGAGACCATCTTTGAGGAACCCAAGGAACGAAATGGTACACTAATCTCAATCAGCCAACAGAAGAGGAAGCGAGTTCTAGAATTTCAGGATTTTACAGTCCCGCGAAAGAGGAGAGCTCGAGGCAAAGTCAAGGTGGCAGGCAGCTTTACCAGGGCCCAGAAGGCAGCTGTGCAGAGTCGAGAGCTGGATGCTCTTTTGATACAGAAACTAATGGAACTGGAGACCTTCTTTGCCAAGGAAGAGGAGCAGGAACAATCATCAGGCTGTTGA